Proteins encoded within one genomic window of Couchioplanes caeruleus:
- a CDS encoding efflux RND transporter periplasmic adaptor subunit — translation MSRSPRRATVLLLACLLLPPLTAASCGDEPSGVTVGTAGRGTVDEIVEAAGSVTVRAAGTVTSPADGTLEELRVDAGDRVRKGQVVAVVDSPAAEKRLDDATEALDAVSRGGVSPGGGAAAFAAVRRRTDANAGRAFAAARKAAAEVTDATLRKALLAQVTAAEEQYAAVSAAAGAAVRSLESGVASVAAAVDALTAAQRVQARQAYELAEAAVDALTLRAPVSGVVQLGGTASAAAPSLTDLLSSADPAAVGTPAAAPPPGVDVAVPQGAAVGVGTPILTVVDTAGLGVAAEVDETDVLLVKAGGSGTVELDAATGATYEARVRAVDLLPSTSARGGVSYRVRLTLGRGTYADGTAAPVPRPGMSAIVRLRVRQATDAVTVPAGAVVSRDGRDGVWAVRGGKAERVPVTLGVQGEDLVQVVSGLGAGERIVVAGADQVSPGQDLP, via the coding sequence GTGTCCCGATCCCCCCGTCGCGCCACCGTCCTGCTGCTCGCCTGCCTGCTGCTGCCGCCGCTGACCGCCGCCTCCTGCGGCGACGAGCCCTCCGGCGTCACCGTCGGCACGGCCGGACGCGGCACCGTCGACGAGATCGTCGAGGCCGCAGGCAGTGTGACCGTACGGGCGGCCGGCACCGTCACCTCACCGGCCGACGGCACCCTCGAGGAGCTGCGGGTGGACGCCGGTGACCGGGTCCGCAAGGGCCAGGTCGTCGCGGTCGTCGACTCGCCCGCCGCCGAGAAGCGCCTCGACGACGCGACCGAGGCCCTGGACGCCGTCTCCCGCGGCGGCGTCTCCCCCGGTGGCGGCGCGGCAGCCTTCGCCGCGGTCCGCAGGCGCACCGACGCGAACGCGGGCAGAGCCTTCGCCGCCGCCCGCAAGGCCGCCGCGGAGGTCACCGACGCGACGCTGCGCAAGGCCCTGCTGGCCCAGGTCACCGCGGCCGAGGAACAGTACGCGGCCGTCTCCGCGGCGGCCGGCGCCGCCGTGCGGTCGTTGGAGAGCGGAGTCGCGAGCGTGGCCGCCGCCGTCGACGCCCTCACCGCGGCCCAGCGGGTGCAGGCACGGCAGGCGTACGAGCTGGCCGAGGCGGCGGTCGACGCGCTGACCCTGCGCGCGCCCGTCTCCGGCGTGGTGCAGCTCGGCGGCACCGCCTCCGCGGCCGCGCCCTCGCTGACCGACCTGCTCTCCAGCGCCGACCCGGCCGCCGTGGGAACCCCCGCCGCGGCACCGCCGCCCGGCGTGGACGTGGCCGTGCCGCAGGGGGCGGCCGTCGGCGTGGGCACCCCGATCCTCACCGTCGTCGACACCGCCGGCCTCGGCGTCGCCGCCGAGGTCGACGAGACCGACGTGCTGCTGGTCAAGGCCGGAGGGTCCGGCACGGTCGAGCTCGACGCGGCCACCGGCGCCACGTACGAGGCCAGGGTCCGCGCCGTTGACCTGCTGCCCAGCACCTCGGCGCGCGGCGGCGTCTCCTACCGGGTACGGCTGACGCTGGGCCGCGGCACCTACGCCGACGGCACCGCCGCCCCGGTGCCGCGGCCCGGCATGAGCGCCATCGTCCGGCTCCGCGTGCGCCAGGCCACCGACGCCGTCACCGTACCCGCGGGCGCCGTGGTGTCGCGCGACGGCCGTGACGGGGTGTGGGCCGTGCGCGGCGGCAAGGCCGAGCGGGTGCCGGTCACCCTCGGCGTTCAGGGCGAGGACCTCGTGCAGGTGGTCTCCGGCCTCGGCGCCGGCGAGCGGATCGTCGTCGCCGGCGCCGACCAGGTCAGCCCGGGGCAGGACCTGCCGTGA
- a CDS encoding ABC transporter ATP-binding protein yields MSPPAVVATGVTRTYELDGVSVPALRGVSLTVDDGDYLAIVGASGSGKSTLMHLLGGLDRPTAGSLVIGGRDVATLSAPEMARLRNEVIGFVFQSFHLLPRTTARDNVALPLVYRGVGRRERRARAAEMLERVGLAHRVDHRPNQMSGGEQQRVAIARALVTGPSVLLADEPTGNLDSATGASVLALLESLNADGVAVVLVTHDREVAARAHRRIVMRDGVVVDEPAA; encoded by the coding sequence GTGAGCCCGCCGGCCGTCGTCGCGACCGGCGTGACCCGCACGTACGAGCTGGACGGCGTCTCCGTGCCGGCCCTGAGAGGTGTCTCCCTGACCGTGGACGACGGCGACTACCTGGCGATCGTCGGTGCCTCCGGCTCGGGCAAGTCGACGCTCATGCATCTGCTCGGCGGCCTGGACCGGCCCACCGCGGGCAGCCTGGTCATCGGCGGCCGGGACGTCGCCACGCTGTCGGCGCCCGAGATGGCCCGGCTGCGCAACGAGGTCATCGGCTTCGTGTTCCAGTCGTTCCACCTGCTCCCGCGCACGACCGCCCGGGACAACGTCGCGCTGCCCCTGGTCTACCGCGGCGTGGGCCGCCGGGAACGCCGGGCCCGCGCCGCCGAGATGCTCGAGCGCGTCGGCCTGGCGCACCGGGTCGACCACCGGCCGAACCAGATGTCCGGCGGCGAGCAGCAGCGCGTGGCGATCGCCCGGGCGCTGGTGACCGGACCCTCGGTGCTGCTGGCCGACGAGCCCACCGGCAACCTCGACTCCGCCACCGGGGCGTCGGTGCTCGCGCTGCTGGAGTCGCTGAACGCCGACGGCGTCGCGGTCGTCCTGGTCACCCACGACCGCGAGGTCGCCGCCCGTGCCCACCGCCGGATCGTCATGCGCGACGGCGTCGTCGTGGACGAGCCCGCCGCATGA
- a CDS encoding ABC transporter permease: MRLAEAWRVALDALRANRLRSVLTMLGIVIGVAAVVALVAIGTGTKQQIERQVEGLGSNLLIVVPGRLEAGAAPSVSTMSLDDADAVGRIVGDRSRVAVTVASGETVRAGGRTIFSSMQGVLETTPGVFVRRLDRGTYLTRSDVNTARRVAVLGARVATELFGDRDPVGRQITVGGVRFRVVGTFEPLGQSLGVDRDNEVHVPVTAAQRLLGTDRIDGLAVRAPDRERIDALGAAIVATLGERHPGTDFSAVTQEQILGVLGDILGVLTGVLAAIAGISLLVGGVGVSNIMLVSVRERTREIGLRKAVGARPRDIGLQFLLEAVLLTTLGGILGMALGITAALLVDRLSPVPAAITWWSLTLAFGVSAIVGIVFGVVPAQRAGRLDPVVALRTE, from the coding sequence ATGAGGCTCGCCGAGGCCTGGCGGGTCGCCCTCGACGCGCTGCGCGCCAACCGGCTGCGCAGCGTGCTCACCATGCTCGGCATCGTCATCGGCGTCGCCGCCGTCGTCGCCCTCGTCGCGATCGGCACCGGGACCAAGCAGCAGATCGAGCGGCAGGTGGAGGGCCTCGGCTCGAACCTGCTCATCGTCGTGCCCGGCCGGCTGGAGGCCGGCGCCGCCCCCTCGGTCTCCACGATGTCGCTCGACGACGCCGACGCCGTCGGCCGGATCGTCGGCGACCGGTCCCGGGTGGCGGTCACCGTGGCCTCCGGAGAGACCGTACGGGCGGGCGGCCGCACGATCTTCTCCAGCATGCAGGGCGTCCTCGAGACGACTCCGGGCGTGTTCGTCCGCCGGCTGGACCGCGGCACCTACCTGACCCGTTCCGACGTCAACACCGCCCGTCGCGTCGCCGTGCTCGGCGCGCGGGTCGCCACCGAGCTGTTCGGCGACCGCGACCCGGTCGGGCGGCAGATCACCGTCGGCGGCGTCCGGTTCCGGGTCGTCGGCACCTTCGAGCCGCTCGGGCAGAGCCTCGGCGTGGACCGCGACAACGAGGTGCACGTCCCGGTCACCGCGGCGCAGCGACTGCTCGGCACCGACCGCATCGACGGGCTGGCCGTCCGCGCCCCGGACCGTGAACGCATCGATGCGCTCGGCGCCGCCATCGTCGCCACGCTGGGCGAACGCCATCCCGGCACCGACTTCAGCGCGGTCACCCAGGAACAGATCCTGGGCGTGCTCGGCGACATCCTCGGCGTGCTCACCGGCGTCCTGGCCGCCATCGCCGGCATCAGCCTGCTCGTCGGCGGCGTCGGCGTCTCCAACATCATGCTGGTCTCGGTGCGCGAGCGGACCCGCGAGATCGGCCTGCGCAAGGCGGTCGGCGCCCGGCCGCGCGACATCGGCCTGCAGTTCCTGCTGGAAGCGGTCCTGCTCACCACGCTCGGCGGAATTCTCGGCATGGCGCTCGGGATCACCGCGGCCCTGCTCGTCGACCGGCTCTCCCCGGTGCCCGCCGCGATCACCTGGTGGTCGCTCACGCTGGCGTTCGGCGTCTCCGCCATCGTCGGCATCGTGTTCGGCGTCGTGCCCGCGCAGCGAGCCGGGCGGCTCGACCCGGTCGTGGCCCTGCGCACGGAGTAG